From the Bacillaceae bacterium S4-13-56 genome, the window AAGGAAGTAACTAACTAAGCTATTTAGGGATAAAACCTCTTTTGCTTCTTTTGGATTACATACTTCTAAAATTCGAAAGGTTTGATCAAAATCAAAACCCTTCTTATTTAAAGTTTCCTTAACATTGAAATCCCACAGGACTCCGAAAGAATCTTCCTTAAGTTCTTTTTCTAAATCTTGAACAGCTTGGTCCAAAGTTTTTTCTGTTTCCACAGTAAAATGGAACATTTAAGTATTCCTCCTTTTGCTCAATTATTTTCACCTTAATTATACCCTAAACGGTATTAATTAAAACTAATATGCTCAATAGAAAATCTTTCTTTTTTTCATGAGGGTACACTAAAATTGGGGAAAACAAAAAGGTTGAATTTTTTACCCAATATACCTATTATGGTATATACAAGGTTCTTGAAAGAGGTGAGAATGATGATGACCATTACAAATGAAGCAAAATCTGAATTGGAAAGTATTTTAGAGAAAAACCAAGCCACTGGCATACGCTTATTTATGGCTGGTATTGGCTGAGGAGGCCCACAGCTAGGGGTGGCTCTGGATGAGCCATTAGAAAATGATGAAGTGCATACCGTTAACTCCATTAAAGTTGCCATTGATCCTAAAATTTCAAATATGGTGAATGGCTTAGTTTTAGATAAAAGATCCCACGGATTAGTATTAACTGGCGTGCCAGATAGCGATTGTTAATAGGGGAAGCTCACTCTTTCAGGGAGTGGGCTTTTTTAACGTATCCACTTCTTGGGAGCATTTACTTACAGATTTTCCGAACGGGGAAGCCCACTCCTTTAGGTGTGAAGCTAAAACAAGACATAAATCCATAAAATCGGACAAAAAATATCGTCAACCCCTGAAAGAACCTAAAACTAAAGAACGAGATCAGCAACTGGCAGATATGGGCTTTCTGAATATGGACTACATAAATTCGTGAAGGATGTACAAAGAAAGATTAAAGAACACATTGGAAGTTTCGAAGCCCCAAAGCATGCGTCAAAAGCTTTTCAAGCAGTTGTGAAACTGCATTTTAATCAAGCAAAGAAGTTTCCCTTTTCCGTCAATTAGGAATGACAGTAGGACCCACACTATATGCTGGATTTATGTTTTTAACGCCAGGGAACAAAGGCTATAGTGGACTCTTCTGAACGGCCTTAGCTATATCAATCATGGCTCTTATCGTAACCCGTTGAATTAAATTTAAAAGATAGACTGAGTGTGGGGACACCCCACACTTTTTTTGACAAGATAAGAAAATTTGTCTAGCTCCAGCGAAAAAGCTTCCTCCAGTAATCTTCGAAGTTTTTGCCCCGAGTAAAGAAAGCTACTTAGAGCTACTTCGCAGAAACAAGTGCTTTTCTTGTTTCGAAGGGCGCTTGCGCTTTTCTTATTGCTTCAAGCATGGGCATGTTTTAGCGCTAAACGAATAATCGTGTATAACACCTCTTCCTAATTGATATGCTTATAAAAAGACATTTTCGCTATAAATCAGAATCATTACGATTTACAAATCGGAATCATTACGATAAAATGAAGAACAGATTTCTGAGAGGAGAATATTTTTATGAAGCGATCACTTGGAGTTATACTTTTTTTACTCCTATTTATAGGAGGATGTGGAAGTTCATCGTCTGAGTCCTCTGACGATAAGCTCCAAATATATACGACCGTTTATCCTTTGCAATTTTTTATTCAAGAAATTGGTGGGGAATTCATAGAATCGGAAACGGTATATCCAGCAGGAGTAGACGCTCATACTTATGAGCCTACTGCCAAAATCATGACAAAATTAGCGGAGGCTGATGCCTTTATTTATATTCATCCTGAATATGAAGCATTTGCAGCACAAGCTGAAAAAGCATTAAAAAATCAAGAGGTTAAAATTTTTTCCATTCATTCTCGTGAGGAGCTGTTTGATAATGAAACCCACGCTAATGAAGAAGATGGGCATAATCACGGAGAGTTTGATCCCCATATTTGGCTGGACCCCATTAGAGCAAAAGAACTTGTTGAGGTTTTAAAAGAGGAACTTGTCACTTTGGATCCGGAACATAAAGATTTTTTTGAGGAGCGTACAGAGAAATTAAAAGGAGAACTTGACCAGATCCATCAAGAATTTGTGGATTTACTTTCAACAAAACAAGAGCTTAAAATCCTTGTGTCCCATGCTGGTTATGGATATTGGGAATCCCGGTATGGTATTGAGATGATTGCGGTACAGGGAGTTTCTACAAGTGATGAGCCATCTCAAAAAGAGTTGGAACAAATCATTAATAAAGCACAAAAGAATGATATGGAATACCTCATCTTTGAACAAAATATTCAATCTAACGTTTCAGACATCCTTCAATCTGAATTAGGGTTAAAAGCCCTCACAATTCACAACCTAGAAGTATTAACTGAGCAAGATCATAAGGATGAGGAAGATTACTTTTCTATCATGAGAAAAAATCTAAAAGTATTACAAAAAGCTTTAAAATAATCGAGGTGAACTGGTATGTCTGATCCTATTCTTTCCATTCAGGATGTTTCATTCGTATATGAACAAAAACCGGTATTAGAGTCAATTAATTTCGAAATACAGCGAGGATCATTTGTGGGACTTGTAGGCCCAAATGGATCAGGAAAAACTACTTTGATCAAATTGATTCTAGGTCTGCTG encodes:
- a CDS encoding DUF302 domain-containing protein, which codes for MFHFTVETEKTLDQAVQDLEKELKEDSFGVLWDFNVKETLNKKGFDFDQTFRILEVCNPKEAKEVLSLNSLVSYFLPCKIVVYENGDKNYIGMPKPTMFMENIDDPALKEKAKVIEDRLVVAINKAK
- a CDS encoding zinc ABC transporter substrate-binding protein, which encodes MKRSLGVILFLLLFIGGCGSSSSESSDDKLQIYTTVYPLQFFIQEIGGEFIESETVYPAGVDAHTYEPTAKIMTKLAEADAFIYIHPEYEAFAAQAEKALKNQEVKIFSIHSREELFDNETHANEEDGHNHGEFDPHIWLDPIRAKELVEVLKEELVTLDPEHKDFFEERTEKLKGELDQIHQEFVDLLSTKQELKILVSHAGYGYWESRYGIEMIAVQGVSTSDEPSQKELEQIINKAQKNDMEYLIFEQNIQSNVSDILQSELGLKALTIHNLEVLTEQDHKDEEDYFSIMRKNLKVLQKALK